One region of Brachyhypopomus gauderio isolate BG-103 chromosome 9, BGAUD_0.2, whole genome shotgun sequence genomic DNA includes:
- the ak9 gene encoding adenylate kinase 9 isoform X3 translates to MVSCFNDTQDNPLADSLIETEAENEFLRAKPTCFIIIGKPGIGKSTLARKLAQTWKCVLIDDTELLNSHIQDGTEQGRELCALLATGQSIPEEKVVTLVLEKLMSPEVENYGYVLSCWPSMSEEYLNVHEQVEWIRDLKLPPDFIINIKCPDKDLIHRLAGQRQHPQMGRVFLREQWDPERKETAKARSDTEDEGEEDEEEQVEEELEEELDEVEDLEVQKDMIGNLVRVKENFPEEASQRILLYKDTLLRPLEVFMAGHDPQYLFELDGNKDPEELFVSVVARLESMAVRRAAVPVRLLQLGEAELPEDIDTEELLRMLSSSRTVAPGFRWRRSRWGRTCPVALKEGKIIKGKPEFSVGFLDKMYVLSSQDALEKFMVSPKQYLLPPMPRPPCRVSVIGPPCSGTSTLSLLLAEHYGAVVIDMKKLMEPVMMKVRQEMLERVRREATTAALEKVKVHLEQDMAHRPGEVKAGVGEGGESEEHDLVETPPYPSSDEETMVTEHPEVQALVEEAMREAERAFPAPPQDLCVEVLQRRIREIEAEDEGAEVKRGWVLDNFPTSRAQVAAIEDGHTALMPDVLFCLRDSDGEGSTVLRRLYERNKELVDSAVIARLQQRRRAGVIQDTQQVALGSEEDVQETSGHSRLDVVPEEADCTEVTLPAVWELGYPPGPEMTEYKHQHRMFLQEWDSVEPSLPCSYAGLDITGQSPSDLLQAMVDHMERPFKHMAWEMSAVDLDEEEEDARLLTALDRGKAEGDETQEEQEESSTRRWLGDTREFCPVVLREEGTLLPCRDDFAAKYRDRVYCLSSAEAQKKFLQDPELYTATTELLKPPAVRVFQLGVRGSGKTLHGGWLAQQLGLFHVQFRECLQELILPKTQCRVPYADEAEPPEEPPEELQAMLKLQAQTSSTAPPTEQEDRTEPEESLTDNPAHSEEKQEEKPVLTDEEEAIKSYLSDGEPLPQEIMEMILLKLWNEEPYKSTGFILEGFPLLPEDVSYLVERHLYPDAVVVMTLEVTEVVQRLLPPRLTRWRERRVRRREQMQLLKDLRGKIREEAMNQRRAELEDEHAALKEDEEDELDEEQLDWEQEVEATLLREFPPEEEEYGEDEESEASAEERLELEISERFDTDDGNLTRTMDLLEDHQIPRLTINAGRKPHIVRYQLLQKVKPLVENRAALFHQCYPLSCGLAQILLQFSYRFYSAFGCWDPVRCAEGDVLQQVQGVLQHGYPLLFHTFIYFFTSKETRSTFMLNPIRYLQQPRPQPSLPIKLAIIGPPKSGKTTVARMFASELGLARLSIGDAMRTVLTTQGSSELASQMLKHLRQGLTVPDELAIQCLEVVLMDLVCSTRGYVLDGFPMTKRQADLMEARSIIPVRVMELHIETVEVLRRGLGDTSTPSRPYPVRDSLQILSDRNSCYRREVPALRRHFQQHYRNWDAIDTHKSKWWVWNRILDEIRISMRQIYDYLKRIRKGQAARIDHLCITPAELQSRLGEFGHYCPVSLALHCHLVDCSSNTSLELAAEYRGHYYKMASREFLERFLEAPERFLVPRCPHSLPPPELLPRKLTVGQVKDRFPQQVELKGYCPVTYLDGQHRYSTRQQHTAQVQHQRAQVQHQTAAHSTGTTPDSSTQHRYSTRQQHTAQVQHQRAQVQHQTAAHSIGTAAHSTGTTPDSSTQHRYSTRQQHTAQVQHQRAQVQHQTAAHSTGTAPDSSTQHRYSTRQQHTAQVQHQRAQVQHQTAAHSIGTAPDSSTQHRYSTRKHRYSTRQQHTAQVQHQTAAPSTGTAPESTGTAPDSSTQHRYNTRQQHTAQVQHQTAAHSTDTAPDSSTQHRYNTRQQHTAQVQHRYSTRQQHTAQVQHQTAAPDSSTKHRYSTRQQQTAQVQH, encoded by the exons atggTATCCTGTTTTAATGACACACAAGACAACCCTTTGGCTGACAGCTTGATAGAGACAGAAGCTGAGAATGAGTTTCTGCGTGCGAAGCCTACCTGCTTCATTATTATTGGAAAGCCA GGTATTGGCAAGTCTACACTTGCCAGAAAATTAGCTCAAACCTGGAAATGTGTCCTTATTGATG ATACGGAGTTGCTCAACAGTCATATCCAGGATGGTACAGAGCAAGgcagagag CTCTGTGCTCTACTGGCAACAGGACAGAGCATTCCAGAGGAGAAGGTGGTTACGTTAGTGCTTGAAAAGCTCATGTCACCAGAAGTGGAAAACTATG GCTATGTTCTTTCATGTTGGCCATCGATGTCTGAAGAATATCTGAATGTACATGAGCAGGTGGAGTGGATCAGAGACCTAAAACTGCCCCCAGACTTCATAATCAACATCAAG TGTCCAGACAAGGACCTGATCCACCGACTGGCAGGCCAGAGGCAGCACCCACAGATGGGCCGAGTCTTCCTCCGGGAACAGTGGGACCCTGAAAGGAAGGAGACGGCCAAGGCAAGGAGTGACACTGAGGATGAAGGtgaagaagatgaggaggagCAGGTAGAGGAGGAGTTGGAGGAGGAGTTGGATGAG gtggaggaccTGGAAGTGCAGAAGGACATGATTGGTAACTTAGTGAGGGTGAAGGAGAATTTCCCAGAGGAGGCCTCTCAGAGGATTCTGCTCTATAAAGACACCCTGCTCAGACCTTTGGAG GTCTTCATGGCAGGTCATGACCCTCAGTACCTGTTTGAGTTAGACGGAAACAAGGACCCAGAGGAACTCTTTGTG tctgtagTGGCACGTCTGGAGTCCATGGCTGTGAGGAGAGCTGCCGTCCCGGTGCGTCTGCTGCAGCTGGGTGAGGCGGAGCTGCCAGAGGACATAGACACG GAGGAGCTGCTACGCATGCTGTCCTCATCCAGGACCGTAGCACCAGGCTTCCGTTGGCGCAGGAGCCGGTGGGGTCGCACCTGCCCCGTTGCCCTGAAAGAGGGCAAGATCATTAAAGGAAAACCAGAGTTTTCTGTTGG CTTCCTGGATAAAATGTATGTCTTATCCTCTCAAGACGCTCTGGAGAAGTTCATGGTGAGCCCAAAGCAGTACCTTCTCCCTCCCATGCCACGCCCACCCTGCAGAGTGTCTGTGATTGGTCCACCCTGCTCAGGAACGAGCACTCTGAGCTTGTTATTGGCTGAGCACTACGGGGCAGTGGTGATAGACATGAAGAAGCTGATGGAGCCAGTCATGATGAAGGTCAGACAAGAAATGCTGGAGCGAGTACGTCGTGAAGCAACTACTGCTGCCCTGGAAAAGGTCAAGGTTCACCTGGAGCAAGATATGGCACACAGACCTG GTGAGGTGAAGGCAGGTgttggggagggaggagagtcTGAAGAACATGACCTTG TAGAAACACCTCCATATCCATCCAGTGATGAAG AAACGATGGTGACTGAACACCCGGAGGTGCAGGCGCTTGTGGAAGAGGCCATGAGAGAGGCAGAGCGGGCGTTTCCCGCACCGCCGCAGGACCTGTGTGTGGAAGTCCTGCAAAGGAGAATCAGAgag ATCGAGGCGGAGGACGAAGGTGCAGAGGTTAAAAGGGGCTGGGTGCTGGACAACTTCCCCACCAGCAGAGCACAGGTGGCAGCCATAGAGGATGGACACACTGCCCTCATGCCTGATGTGCTGTTCTGTCTGAGAGACAGTGATGGCGAGG GTAGCACAGTTCTCCGAAGGCTGTATGAGAGGAACAAGGAACTGGTGGACTCAGCTGTCATTGCACGCCTGCAACAGAGACGGAGAGCAGGAGTGATTCAAGACACCCA GCAAGTCGCTCTGGGCTCAGAAGAGGATGTGCAGGAGACCAGTGGTCACTCCAGACTGGATGTGGTGCCAGAGGAGGCTGATTGTACAG aggtgACCTTGCCTGCTGTGTGGGAGCTGGGCTACCCCCCTGGTCCAGAGATGACAGAATATAAGCACCAGCACAGGATGTTTCTGCAGGAGTGGGACAGCGTGGAGCCCTCTCTCCCCTGCAGCTACGCTGGGCTAGACATCACTGGACAAAGCCCTTCTGACCTGCTGCAGGCGATGGTTGACCACATGGAAC gGCCATTTAAGCACATGGCCTGGGAGATGTCTGCCGTGGACCtcgatgaagaggaagaggatgccAGGCTGCTCACTGCACTGGACAGAGGGAAAGCAGAAGGGGATGAGACCCAGGAG GAACAAGAGGAAAGCAGCACTAGAAGATGGCTGGGGGACACCAGGGAGTTCTGTCCAGTGGTGCTGAGGGAGGAGGGCACTCTGCTGCCCTGCAGGGACGACTTTGCAGCCAAGTACAGGGACCGTGTGTATTGTCTGTCCAGCGCAGAGGCGCAGAAGAAGTTCCTACAGGATCCAGAGCTTTACACAGCAACCACTGAGCTACTGAAG cctcCTGCTGTGCGTGTCTTCCAGCTGGGGGTGCGTGGCTCTGGAAAGACCTTGCACGGTGGCTGGCTGGCACAACAGCTGGGCCTCTTCCACGTGCAGTTCCGTGAGTGTCTCCAGGAGCTCATCCTGCCCAAGACCCAGTGCCGCGTGCCCTACGCAGACGAGGCAGAGCCCCCCGAGGAGCCCCCTGAGGAGCTGCAGGCCATGCTGAAGCTGCAGGCACAGACCTCCTCCACAGCGCCCCCTACAGAGCAGGAAGACAGGACTGAGCCAGAGGAGAGCCTAACTGATAACCCTGCTCATTCAGAGgagaagcag GAGGAGAAACCAGTGCTGACAGATGAAGAAGAAGCCATCAAGTCATATCTATCGGACGGAGAGCCATTACCACAGGAGATCATGGAGATGATTCTCCTGAAGCTGTGGAACGAGGAGCCATACAA GTCCACTGGCTTTATACTGGAGGGCTTTCCTCTGCTTCCAGAAGATGTGTCCTATCTGGTGGAGCGTCACCTTTACCCAGACGCGGTGGTCGTGATGACGTTGGAGGTGACGGAGGTGGTGCAGCGCTTGCTGCCCCCACGGCTCACCCGCTGGAGGGAGAGACGAGTCCGAAGGAGAGAGCAGATGCAGCTGCTCAAAGATCTGCGTGGCAAAatcagg GAGGAGGCCATGAACCAGCGGAGAGCAGAGCTGGAGGATGAGCACGCAGCACTCAAA GAGGATGAAGAAGATGAACTGGATGAGGAGCAGCTGGATTgggagcaggaggtggaggccACGCTGCTGAGGGAGTTCCCCCCTGAGGAAGAGGAATATGGAGAGGACGAAGAGTCAGAGGCCAGCGCAGAGGAGAGGCTAGAGTTAGAGATCAGTGAGAGGTTTGACACAGATGACGGCAACCTCACCAGAACCATG GACCTCCTGGAGGACCACCAGATCCCTCGCCTGACCATCAACGCAGGCCGTAAGCCTCACATCGTGCGCTACCAACTCCTGCAGAAAGTCAAGCCCCTGGTGGAGAACAGGGCCGCCCTGTTTCATCAGTGCTATCCCCTCAGCTGTGGCCTCGCTCAGATCCTCCTGCAGTTCTCCTACAGGTTCTACAGTGCCTTCGGGTGCTGGGACCCTGTCCGG TGTGCTGAGGGAGATGTGCTCCAGCAGGTGCAGGGTGTCCTCCAGCACGGCTACCCCCTCCTCTTCCACACCTTCATTTACTTCTTCACTTCCAAAGAGACCCGCAGCACCTTCATGCTCAACCCTATCAGATACCTCCAGCAGCCCAGGCCACAGCCCTCCCTGCCCATCAAACTCGCAATCATCGGTCCACCCAAATCTGGCAAAACCACAG TTGCCCGGATGTTTGCCAGTGAGCTGGGTCTGGCTCGCCTCTCGATCGGTGATGCCATGCGGACAGTGCTTACTACCCAGGGCAGCTCAGAGCTGGCCAGTCAGATGCTGAAACACCTGAGGCAGGGCCTGACGGTGCCTGATGAACTGGCCATCCAGTGCCTGGAGGTGGTTCTGATGGACCTGGTGTGCAGCACACGGGG TTATGTACTGGACGGCTTTCCCATGACCAAGAGGCAGGCGGATCTGATGGAGGCTCGTAGCATTATACCTGTTCGAGTGATGGAGCTGCATATAGAAACAGTGGAGGTTCTGAGGAGAGGTCTGGGGGACACGTCTACACCCAGCAG GCCGTATCCGGTGCGTGACAGCCTTCAGATCCTCAGTGACCGCAACTCCTGCTACCGCCGCGAGGTCCCCGCCCTGCGCCGGCACTTCCAACAGCACTACCGCAACTGGGACGCCATcgacacacacaaaagcaagtGGTGGGTGTGGAATCGGATTCTAGATGAAATCCGGATCAGCATGAGGCAAATCTACGATTACCTGAAGAGGATCCGTAAAG GCCAGGCGGCCAGGATAGATCACTTGTGTATCACTCCTGCTGAGCTTCAGTCTCGGCTGGGGGAGTTTGGCCACTACTGCCCTGTCAGCCTGGCTCTCCATTGCCATCTGGTGGACTGCTCCAGCAACACATCCCTGGAGCTGGCTGCAGAGTACAGGGGCCACTACTACAAAATGGCCTCTAGAGAATTTCTTGAG AGGTTCCTTGAGGCACCGGAGAGGTTTTTGGTGCCACGGTGCCCCCACTCACTGCCCCCCCCTGAGCTGCTGCCACGCAAGTTGACAGTAGGCCAGGTGAAGGACCGCTTCCCTCAGCAGGTGGAGCTGAAGGGCTACTGCCCTGTCACATACCTGGACGGGCAGCACAGGTACAGCACCAGacagcagcacacagcacaggtaCAACACCAGAGAGCACAGGTACAGCACCAGacagcagcacacagcacaggtacaacaccagacagcagcacccagcacaggtacagcaccagacagcagcacacagcacaggtacagcaccagagagcacaggtacagcaccagacagcagcacacagcataggtacagcagcacacagcacaggtacaacaccagacagcagcacacagcacaggtacagcaccagacagcagcacacagcacaggtaCAACACCAGAGAGCACAGGTACAGCACCAGacagcagcacacagcacaggtacagcaccagacagcagcacacagcacaggtacagcaccagacagcagcacacagcacaggtaCAACACCAGAGAGCACAGGTACAGCACCAGACAGCAGCACACAGCATAGGTACAGCACCAGACAGCAGCACCCAGCACAGGTACAGCACCAGAAAGCACAGGTACAGCACCAGacagcagcacacagcacaggtaCAGCACCAGACAGCAGCACCCAGCACAGGTACAGCACCAGAGAGCACAGGTACAGCACCAGacagcagcacacagcacaggtacaacaccagacagcagcacacagcacaggtacaacaccagacagcagcacacagcacagatacagcaccagacagcagcacacagcacaggtacaacaccagacagcagcacacagcacaggtacagcacaggtacagcaccagacagcagcacacagcacaggtaCAGCACCAGACAGCAGCACCCGACAGCAGCACCAAGCACAGATACAGCACCAGACAGCAGCAAACAGCACAGGTACAGCACTAG